The proteins below are encoded in one region of Limnochorda pilosa:
- the rpsI gene encoding 30S ribosomal protein S9 encodes MAVDVGERTYATGRRKTAVAKVWLMPGTGEVRVNDKPVGQYFGRPTLEHEIERPFVITGTTGKYDCIARLFGGGVAAQAIALRHGIARALTEVDPEFRTPLKRAGLLTRDPRMKERRKYGLKKARKAPQFSKR; translated from the coding sequence ATGGCTGTGGACGTGGGCGAGCGTACGTACGCCACGGGCCGGCGGAAGACGGCCGTCGCCAAGGTGTGGCTGATGCCCGGCACCGGCGAGGTGCGGGTGAACGACAAGCCGGTGGGGCAATACTTCGGCCGCCCCACGCTGGAGCACGAGATTGAGCGCCCCTTTGTGATCACGGGGACCACGGGCAAGTACGACTGCATCGCCCGGCTTTTCGGGGGTGGGGTGGCGGCGCAGGCCATCGCCTTGCGCCATGGCATCGCCCGGGCCCTGACGGAGGTCGACCCCGAGTTCCGCACCCCCTTGAAGCGGGCGGGGCTCCTGACCCGTGATCCCCGCATGAAGGAGCGCCGCAAGTACGGCCTGAAGAAGGCCCGCAAGGCGCCTCAGTTCAGCAAGCGCTGA
- a CDS encoding transglycosylase domain-containing protein codes for MIAWLRRMAIGALLLLALVGVLLVVRSYRLVAELKPGAPPPTAVLLDREGRFYAYAGRGATRYASLAEIPATLRNGLVAAEDKRFYQHPGIDPLAILRALWIDLRAGRVVQGASTLTQQLAKRLFLTPQRTVWRKAQEVVLALMLEQRFSKETILELYLNRVDFGEGAAGVDAAARTYFGVAPSELTVGQSALLAGVVRGPALYSPFRHPEAARERQDYVLERMVEDGYLSAPEASAAREAPLKLASLPTGGERYFVDWVRAELVRRLGTNLVQQGGLTVRTTVDPQVQQAMEGVLGSSQGAVVALDPRTGAVLGMVGGRSYRESQWNRAVLALRQPGSAFKPFVYAAALEQGWQPNWLVDDRPHVFGGYRPANYKDEYWGAVTLKHALVESLNNGSVWLLDQLGVDAGMEMARRLGITHLEPADRHLGLVLGALAQGVSPLELAAAYAPFANGGYRVEPFGILRAEDARGRVWIETEPDPRRVLSPQVASLMTDMMEGVVREGTGTAAQPGRPAAGKTGTTDHLINAWFAGYTPDLLAVVYVGNDDRTPVGGGGGTLAAPIWGRFVSRALANRPPVPFTVPDGVVADVPLDIFTGLRAGDLCSRREAHSLLQGWVPRRYAPCSWGAAQGTGLPASRAAFEAGEVTVASEPGPPDSGWRFPLLLPSPLPLDEERRPSPAPFDLAPEDGFLRRLFPLPAREPDGV; via the coding sequence GCTTCTACGCCTACGCTGGACGGGGCGCGACCCGGTACGCTTCTCTGGCGGAGATCCCCGCCACCCTGCGAAACGGCCTGGTGGCTGCGGAGGACAAGCGTTTCTACCAGCACCCGGGCATCGATCCCCTGGCCATCCTGCGGGCCCTCTGGATCGACCTGCGGGCCGGCCGGGTCGTTCAGGGTGCCAGTACTCTCACCCAGCAGCTTGCCAAGAGGCTCTTTCTCACCCCCCAGCGCACCGTGTGGCGCAAGGCTCAGGAGGTCGTCCTGGCCCTCATGCTGGAGCAGCGCTTCTCCAAGGAGACCATCCTGGAGCTCTACCTCAACCGCGTGGACTTCGGCGAGGGGGCCGCGGGGGTGGACGCGGCCGCCCGCACCTACTTCGGGGTCGCGCCGTCCGAGCTGACCGTCGGTCAGAGCGCCCTCCTGGCCGGCGTGGTCAGGGGGCCGGCCCTCTACTCGCCTTTCCGCCACCCCGAGGCGGCCCGGGAGCGGCAGGACTACGTGTTGGAGCGGATGGTCGAGGACGGGTACCTGTCCGCGCCCGAGGCGTCGGCTGCGCGAGAAGCGCCCCTCAAGCTCGCGAGCCTTCCGACCGGGGGCGAACGCTACTTCGTCGACTGGGTCCGTGCCGAGTTGGTGCGGCGCCTGGGCACCAACCTGGTGCAGCAGGGCGGCCTCACCGTACGCACCACCGTGGACCCCCAGGTTCAGCAGGCCATGGAAGGGGTCTTGGGCAGCTCTCAGGGCGCGGTGGTGGCCCTCGATCCCCGGACGGGCGCCGTGCTGGGAATGGTGGGCGGACGGAGCTACCGGGAGAGCCAGTGGAACCGGGCGGTGCTGGCTCTCCGCCAGCCCGGGTCGGCCTTCAAGCCCTTCGTCTATGCCGCCGCCCTCGAGCAGGGGTGGCAGCCCAACTGGCTGGTGGACGACCGCCCGCACGTCTTTGGCGGGTACCGGCCTGCGAACTACAAGGACGAGTACTGGGGCGCCGTCACCCTCAAGCACGCTCTGGTGGAGTCGCTGAACAACGGATCGGTTTGGTTGCTGGACCAGCTGGGCGTCGATGCGGGGATGGAGATGGCCCGCCGGCTGGGGATCACCCACCTGGAGCCCGCAGACCGCCACCTGGGGCTGGTGCTGGGCGCCCTGGCGCAGGGCGTCTCGCCCCTGGAGCTGGCTGCCGCCTATGCACCGTTCGCCAACGGCGGGTACCGCGTGGAACCCTTCGGAATCCTCCGGGCGGAGGACGCCCGGGGCCGCGTCTGGATCGAAACGGAGCCGGACCCCCGGCGGGTCCTCAGCCCGCAGGTTGCATCGCTGATGACCGACATGATGGAGGGGGTGGTGCGTGAAGGAACCGGGACCGCTGCCCAGCCAGGCCGCCCGGCGGCCGGAAAGACGGGGACGACAGACCACCTGATCAACGCCTGGTTCGCCGGGTACACTCCGGACCTGCTGGCGGTGGTCTATGTGGGGAACGACGATCGCACCCCCGTGGGTGGGGGCGGGGGTACCCTGGCAGCCCCGATCTGGGGCCGGTTCGTCAGCCGGGCCCTTGCGAACCGGCCGCCGGTGCCGTTCACCGTTCCCGACGGCGTCGTGGCCGACGTGCCCCTGGACATCTTCACAGGCTTGCGGGCCGGCGATCTCTGCAGCCGCAGGGAGGCCCACAGCCTCCTGCAGGGGTGGGTGCCGCGGCGGTATGCGCCCTGCAGCTGGGGCGCGGCGCAGGGTACCGGCCTGCCCGCCTCGCGGGCCGCCTTCGAGGCGGGGGAGGTCACCGTGGCCTCGGAACCCGGCCCCCCCGACTCGGGGTGGCGCTTCCCGCTGCTCCTTCCCAGTCCTCTGCCGCTGGACGAGGAACGCCGTCCCTCCCCTGCGCCCTTCGATCTTGCGCCGGAAGACGGGTTCCTCAGGCGCCTCTTCCCCCTCCCTGCCCGTGAGCCCGACGGTGTATAA
- the truA gene encoding tRNA pseudouridine(38-40) synthase TruA gives MRPQRRVALVVEYDGTCFSGFQAQRGRPGGRGTVQGALAAAIERATGTAARLVAAGRTDSGVHALGQVVCFDTSSRIPPERFAPALNRHLPEGVVVRRSHEVEGSFHPRFGAVSKEYRYVILNRPEPSALARRRAWWVPERLDREAMAEAASKLTGVHDFAAFASTGSSARTTVRTLHRLDLAGTPPWLVVVAEADGFLYRMVRRLAGGLVEVGLGRMRPEGLELRLSRPDLRPPVPTAPPWGLYLTCVRYPPERPGGREPRDGSESGVLIDPVAGM, from the coding sequence ATGCGCCCCCAACGGCGCGTGGCTCTGGTGGTGGAGTACGATGGGACGTGCTTTTCGGGTTTTCAGGCGCAAAGGGGCCGTCCGGGCGGCCGGGGGACGGTGCAGGGAGCCCTGGCGGCGGCCATCGAGCGGGCGACGGGGACGGCGGCCAGACTCGTCGCCGCGGGCCGGACGGACTCAGGGGTGCATGCGCTGGGCCAGGTGGTCTGTTTTGACACCTCGAGCCGCATCCCGCCCGAACGGTTCGCCCCGGCACTGAACCGGCACCTTCCCGAGGGCGTGGTGGTGCGCCGGTCGCACGAGGTGGAGGGCTCCTTCCACCCGCGCTTCGGAGCGGTGTCGAAGGAGTACCGGTACGTGATCCTCAACCGTCCGGAACCTTCCGCCCTGGCGCGCCGCCGGGCGTGGTGGGTGCCGGAACGGCTGGATCGGGAAGCCATGGCGGAGGCCGCCTCGAAGCTGACAGGGGTTCACGATTTCGCGGCCTTCGCGAGCACGGGCTCCTCGGCCCGGACCACCGTACGAACCCTTCATCGCCTGGATCTGGCGGGGACGCCTCCCTGGCTGGTGGTGGTGGCCGAGGCGGACGGCTTCCTCTACCGGATGGTGCGGCGGCTGGCCGGAGGGTTGGTGGAGGTGGGCCTGGGCCGTATGAGGCCCGAGGGCCTGGAGCTGCGGCTGAGTCGGCCCGATCTGCGGCCGCCGGTGCCGACGGCGCCTCCCTGGGGGCTCTACCTGACCTGCGTCAGGTATCCGCCGGAGCGGCCCGGGGGGCGGGAGCCCCGAGATGGGTCGGAGTCGGGGGTGTTGATTGACCCGGTTGCGGGGATGTGA
- the selD gene encoding selenide, water dikinase SelD: protein MSSKAGUASKLSPEDLVQVLRGLPRLADPNLLVGNETLDDAAVYRLDDERALVQTVDFFTPIVDDPYLFGRIAAANALSDVYAMGGRPLTALALVGFPVSKLPLDVLRSIMAGGADVLREAGCALVGGHTIDDPEPKFGLAVTGMVAPDRFLSNAGARPGDVLVLTKPIGTGLISTALKRDGCPPDAEEAAVRVMTALNRAASEAALAVGVDACTDVTGFGLLGHLYEMVTASGVAAEVSAEAVPLLPHVEDLARRGFIAGGTRANQQYLRDKLAFGPRVDGFLRLVLVDAMTSGGLLLAVRPERTQGLLTALRERGVEEARVIGRIVAEAPVPITVT, encoded by the coding sequence ATGAGTTCCAAGGCCGGCTGAGCCTCCAAGCTGAGCCCTGAGGACCTGGTCCAGGTCCTGCGAGGCCTGCCGAGGCTGGCCGATCCCAACCTGCTGGTGGGGAACGAGACGCTGGACGACGCGGCCGTCTACCGTCTGGACGACGAGCGCGCCCTGGTCCAGACCGTCGACTTCTTCACGCCCATCGTGGATGATCCGTACCTCTTCGGGCGGATCGCCGCAGCCAACGCGCTGAGCGACGTCTACGCCATGGGCGGGCGGCCTCTGACGGCCCTGGCGCTGGTTGGTTTCCCCGTCTCCAAGCTGCCTCTGGACGTGCTCCGCTCCATCATGGCCGGGGGGGCCGACGTCCTTCGAGAGGCGGGGTGCGCCCTGGTGGGTGGGCATACCATTGACGACCCCGAGCCCAAGTTCGGCCTGGCCGTCACCGGGATGGTGGCGCCGGACCGCTTTCTCAGCAACGCCGGGGCGCGCCCCGGGGACGTGCTGGTGCTCACCAAGCCCATCGGAACGGGGCTCATCTCCACGGCCCTCAAGCGGGATGGCTGCCCTCCGGACGCAGAGGAAGCGGCGGTGAGGGTCATGACCGCCCTGAACCGGGCCGCCTCCGAGGCGGCGCTGGCGGTGGGAGTCGATGCGTGCACAGACGTGACGGGTTTCGGCCTGCTGGGCCACCTTTACGAGATGGTGACCGCGAGCGGCGTGGCCGCGGAGGTGTCCGCTGAGGCCGTTCCCCTGCTGCCCCACGTGGAGGACCTGGCCCGCCGCGGCTTCATCGCGGGCGGCACCCGGGCGAACCAGCAGTACCTGCGGGACAAGCTGGCTTTCGGTCCCCGGGTGGATGGGTTCCTTCGCCTGGTCCTGGTCGACGCCATGACCTCGGGCGGCCTCTTGCTGGCGGTGCGCCCGGAACGCACCCAGGGCCTCCTGACGGCCCTGCGGGAGCGGGGCGTGGAGGAGGCCCGGGTGATCGGAAGGATCGTGGCTGAGGCGCCCGTGCCCATCACCGTCACGTGA
- the rplQ gene encoding 50S ribosomal protein L17: MKQHKLGRNAGSRRALLRNQVSALIVHGRIETTEAKAKAIRPLAEHMIHLGKQGTLHARRQAAAYLLGKEPVQKLFDEVAPRYQERTGGYVRIVKAGVRRGDAAPMSIIELV, encoded by the coding sequence TTGAAGCAGCACAAGCTGGGGCGTAACGCGGGCAGCCGGCGGGCCCTGCTCCGCAACCAGGTGAGCGCCCTCATCGTGCACGGGCGGATCGAGACGACGGAGGCCAAGGCCAAGGCCATCCGGCCCCTGGCGGAGCACATGATCCATCTGGGCAAGCAGGGCACGCTCCACGCCCGGCGCCAGGCCGCCGCCTACCTGTTGGGGAAGGAGCCGGTCCAGAAGCTCTTTGACGAGGTGGCCCCCCGCTATCAGGAGCGAACCGGTGGCTACGTGCGGATCGTGAAGGCCGGGGTCCGGCGCGGTGACGCCGCACCCATGTCCATCATCGAGCTGGTGTGA
- the rplM gene encoding 50S ribosomal protein L13, with protein sequence MQGLSHRTRVPKADEIEQKWYVVDARGQVVGRLASRIATILRGKHKPSYTPHLDTGDYVIVVNAAEVALTGKKWEKKVYSWHSGYPGGLKQATAAELRRRHPEAPIERAVWGMLPHNRLGRQLIKKLKVYAGPDHPHQAQNPEPLQFS encoded by the coding sequence ATGCAGGGCCTGAGCCACCGGACCAGGGTTCCGAAGGCGGACGAGATCGAGCAGAAGTGGTACGTGGTCGATGCACGCGGGCAGGTGGTGGGACGCCTGGCCAGCCGCATTGCCACCATCCTGCGGGGGAAGCACAAGCCCAGCTACACCCCCCACCTGGACACGGGAGATTACGTCATCGTGGTGAACGCCGCCGAGGTGGCGCTCACCGGCAAGAAGTGGGAGAAGAAGGTCTACTCCTGGCACTCGGGGTACCCGGGAGGCCTGAAACAGGCCACAGCTGCGGAGCTGCGGCGGAGGCACCCGGAGGCGCCCATCGAGCGGGCGGTGTGGGGCATGCTTCCCCATAACCGGCTGGGCCGGCAGCTGATCAAGAAGCTGAAGGTGTACGCCGGCCCGGACCACCCGCATCAGGCTCAGAACCCGGAGCCGCTGCAGTTCTCGTAG